The Populus alba chromosome 6, ASM523922v2, whole genome shotgun sequence genome contains a region encoding:
- the LOC118030705 gene encoding auxin-responsive protein SAUR15 — protein MLGKKIVSFKKLAKKVKDISRNECKQSQHECLLRDHSFDDVVTTPTGFFAIYVGEDRERFVVPTSCLSHPLFKMLLEKSYNEFGFEQRNRLVVPCNVSTFQEVLNAVECCNGRFDFGNLVEEFL, from the coding sequence ATGTTGGGCAAAAAGATCGTTTCTTTCAAGAAACTTGCCAAGAAGGTGAAGGATATCAGTAGAAACGAGTGCAAGCAATCACAGCATGAATGCTTGCTAAGGGATCATAGTTTTGATGATGTGGTCACAACCCCAACAGGTTTTTTTGCTATATATGTAGGGGAGGACAGGGAAAGGTTTGTGGTGCCAACAAGCTGTCTCTCCCATCCACTCTTCAAAATGTTGCTGGAGAAGTCATATAACGAGTTTGGTTTCGAGCAAAGGAATAGGCTTGTGGTTCCATGCAACGTCTCCACATTTCAAGAGGTTCTCAATGCTGTTGAATGTTGTAACGGAAGGTTTGACTTTGGAAATTTGGTTGAGGAGTTTCTATAG
- the LOC118030706 gene encoding probable small nuclear ribonucleoprotein G isoform X1 — MSRSGQPPDLKKYMDKKLQIKLNANRMVVGTLRGFDQFMNLVVDNTVELNGDEKTDIGMVVIRGNSVVTVEALEPVSRSQ, encoded by the exons ATGAGCCGATCGGGTCAGCCACCAGATCTCAAGaa GTATATGGACAAGAAGCTTCAAA TCAAGCTGAATGCAAATAGGATGGTGGTTGGAACACTTCGCGGGTTTGACCAGTTCATGAATTTAGTTGTTGACAACACTGTGGAGTTGAATGGTGATGAGAAAACTGATATAGGCATGGTG GTGATCAGAGGCAATAGTGTTGTCACAGTTGAAGCATTGGAACCTGTTAGCAGATCACAGTGA
- the LOC118030706 gene encoding probable small nuclear ribonucleoprotein G isoform X2: MVVGTLRGFDQFMNLVVDNTVELNGDEKTDIGMVVIRGNSVVTVEALEPVSRSQ; this comes from the exons ATGGTGGTTGGAACACTTCGCGGGTTTGACCAGTTCATGAATTTAGTTGTTGACAACACTGTGGAGTTGAATGGTGATGAGAAAACTGATATAGGCATGGTG GTGATCAGAGGCAATAGTGTTGTCACAGTTGAAGCATTGGAACCTGTTAGCAGATCACAGTGA
- the LOC118030707 gene encoding rho GTPase-activating protein 4, giving the protein MTEVLQSSPPHHFPSPSSSTSTPCVVNTNDVEIPHQHQQQQHHTHNRPHEILDQEEGSKEREREGDQVSIVELLLAAFRRSVVGCSVTASTGSKGLCKMEIGVPTNVRHVAHVTFDRFNGFLGLPVEFEPEVPRRAPSASATVFGVSTESMQLSYDSRGNSVPTILLMMQRRLYAQGGLQAEGIFRITAGNSQEEYVRDQLNGGVIPDGIDVHCLAGLIKAWFRELPTSVLDSLSPEQVMQCQSEEECARLAGLLPPTEAALLDWAVNLMADVAQMEHLNKMNARNVAMVFAPNMTQMSDPLTALMYAVQVMNFLKNLIIRMLRERDESVIDSVPVSRLEPTDGNGNQSASQPSCEEDEDATEENEWEKAFVAEEPAFESPSQPSQDDSSTMDGSAGFLSSIENIPGGRWSLVDNCPCEAVSQVDALKNEHHEGGHTYKTGGVQTRSCKSKTGQSSNSTLKRGSKKVKEQLIVRAAGPVEKGEGTGIVGHINPKTELFEAWR; this is encoded by the exons atgacTGAAGTACTCCAATCATCTCCTCCTCATCACTTCCCTTCTCCTTCAAGCTCCACTTCTACACCATGTGTTGTCAATACCAATGATGTTGAAATCCCACACCAGCACCAACAACAGCAACACCACACGCATAATAGACCCCATGAAATATTAGACCAAGAAGAAGGGAGCAAAGAAAGGGAGAGAGAAGGCGATCAAGTGTCAATTGTGGAACTTTTGTTGGCTGCTTTTAGGAGGTCTGTTGTTGGGTGTAGTGTGACTGCTAGCACTGGGAGTAAAGGGCTTTGTAAAATGGAGATTGGAGTGCCAACTAATGTTAGGCATGTTGCTCATGTAACTTTTGATAGGTTTAATGGGTTTCTTGGTTTGCCCGTTGAGTTTGAACCTGAGGTTCCCAGGAGAGCGCCTAGTGCCAG TGCAACTGTTTTTGGGGTTTCGACAGAGTCCATGCAGCTGTCATATGACTCTAGAGGGAATAGTGTGCCTACAATACTCTTGATGATGCAGAGACGGTTGTATGCCCAAGGAGGTTTGCAG GCAGAAGGGATTTTCAGAATTACTGCAGGTAACAGCCAGGAGGAGTATGTCAGGGACCAATTAAATGGGGGAGTGATCCCAGATGGCATAGACGTGCACTGCTTGGCAGGCCTTATAAAG GCTTGGTTTAGAGAACTTCCAACCAGTGTCCTGGACTCTCTTTCACCAGAGCAGGTAATGCAATGTCAGTCTGAAGAGGAATGTGCTCGGCTTGCAGGGCTCCTTCCCCCAACAGAAGCTGCTTTACTTGATTGGGCAGTAAACCTAATGGCTGATGTTGCGCAAATGGAACATCTGAACAAGATGAATGCACGCAATGTTGCTATGGTGTTTGCACCAAACATGACTCAA ATGTCTGATCCTTTAACAGCTCTAATGTATGCTGTTCAAGTGATGAATTTTCTCAAGAATCTAATCATTAGGATGCTTAGAGAAAGAGATGAATCCGTGATCGATTCAGTTCCTGTTTCCCGCCTTGAGCCTACTGATGGAAATGGGAACCAGAGTGCTTCTCAACCATCTTGTGAGGAGGATGAAGATGCCACCGAGGAAAATGAATGGGAGAAAGCATTTGTTGCTGAAGAGCCTGCTTTCGAGAGCCCTTCTCAACCTAGTCAAGATGATTCTAGTACCATGGATGGGTCTGCTGGTTTCTTAAGTTCTATCGAGAACATTCCTGGAGGAAGGTGGTCTCTGGTTGATAACTGTCCTTGTGAAGCTGTATCTCAAGTGGATGCCTTGAAAAATGAACACCACGAGGGTGGCCATACATATAAAACTGGAGGGGTCCAAACCAGAAGTTGCAAGAGCAAAACTGGTCAATCGAGTAATTCAACTCTCAAAAGAGGGTCCAAAAAGGTGAAGGAGCAGCTAATAGTTAGAGCAGCTGGACCTGTAGAGAAGGGTGAGGGAACTGGTATCGTAGGCCACATAAATCCAAAGACGGAACTGTTTGAAGCTTGGCGCTGA
- the LOC118030709 gene encoding uncharacterized protein isoform X1, translated as MFSFMQKMLRFQRSFSVSPFPTPPLQLPSPMETHLWFVVPDEFKSVSLLNQYMELLSPCEKENVLSMRGEQLQKSALLARTLVRTTIARYQINNRVVDPRSLKFKRNVHGKPELEWESDGGQCPSPLHFNISHTSSLIACGVTVNSSIGIDIEEKQRKIKNNILAFARRYFSLHEVEHLSAISDSEVQRQEFVKLWTLKEAYVKALGRGFSAAPFKTFTIRIKNAFRRGFDHADDIESGASEVVVESSDHPERLANNWQFGLFELASSHYAAVCMEKDKASDAGMSAPMRLTVRKTIPFVEDECFSGTDAVVPIAGLIEQF; from the exons ATGTTCTCTTTTATGCAAAAGATGCTTAGATTTCAAAGGAGTTTCTCTGTTTCCCCCTTCCCTACACCTCCCTTGCAGCTTCCATCTCCAAT ggAAACCCATCTTTGGTTTGTTGTACCGGACGAATTCAAGAGCGTGTCTCTTTTGAATCAATACATGGAACTTCTATCTCCATGTGAGAAAGAAAATGTTTTGAGTATGCGTGGAGAGCAGCTACAGAAAAGTGCCTTGCTTGCTCGTACTTTGGTTCGCACTACTATTGCAAGAT ATCAGATAAATAATCGTGTTGTTGATCCAAGATCTTTGAAGTTCAAGAGGAATGTTCATGGAAAGCCTGAG TTAGAGTGGGAAAGTGATGGTGGTCAGTGTCCCTCACCATTACACTTCAATATCTCACATACTTCGTCCTTGATAGCTTGTGGAGTGACTGTGAATTCATCG ATTGGAATTGATATAGAAGAGAAGCAACGGaagattaaaaacaatatcttagCTTTTGCACGGCGTTACTTCTCTCTCCATGAAGTGGAACATTTAAGTGCTATTTCAGACTCTGAAGTTCAGCGCCAGGAATTTGTAAAGTTGTGGACTCTCAAG GAGGCATATGTGAAAGCTTTGGGAAGAGGCTTCTCTGCTGCACCTTTCAAGACTTTCACCATTCGCATAAAGAATGCCTTTAGGAGGGGCTTTGATCATGCTGATGATATAGAATCTGGG GCATCTGAAGTAGTTGTTGAATCTTCTGATCATCCTGAGAGGCTCGCAAACAACTGGCAATTCGGACTCTTTGAACTGGCCAGTTCTCATTATGCTGCCGTTTGCATGGAAAAAGATAAAGCAAGTGATGCTGGGATGAGTGCTCCAATGAGATTGACCGTACGGAAAACCATTCCATTCGTTGAAGATGAGTGCTTTTCTGGAACTGATGCTGTAGTACCTATTGCAGGCTTGATCGAGCAATTTTGA
- the LOC118030709 gene encoding uncharacterized protein isoform X2 encodes MFSFMQKMLRFQRSFSVSPFPTPPLQLPSPMETHLWFVVPDEFKSVSLLNQYMELLSPCEKENVLSMRGEQLQKSALLARTLVRTTIARYQINNRVVDPRSLKFKRNVHGKPELEWESDGGQCPSPLHFNISHTSSLIACGVTVNSSIGIDIEEKQRKIKNNILAFARRYFSLHEVEHLSAISDSEVQRQEFVKLWTLKASEVVVESSDHPERLANNWQFGLFELASSHYAAVCMEKDKASDAGMSAPMRLTVRKTIPFVEDECFSGTDAVVPIAGLIEQF; translated from the exons ATGTTCTCTTTTATGCAAAAGATGCTTAGATTTCAAAGGAGTTTCTCTGTTTCCCCCTTCCCTACACCTCCCTTGCAGCTTCCATCTCCAAT ggAAACCCATCTTTGGTTTGTTGTACCGGACGAATTCAAGAGCGTGTCTCTTTTGAATCAATACATGGAACTTCTATCTCCATGTGAGAAAGAAAATGTTTTGAGTATGCGTGGAGAGCAGCTACAGAAAAGTGCCTTGCTTGCTCGTACTTTGGTTCGCACTACTATTGCAAGAT ATCAGATAAATAATCGTGTTGTTGATCCAAGATCTTTGAAGTTCAAGAGGAATGTTCATGGAAAGCCTGAG TTAGAGTGGGAAAGTGATGGTGGTCAGTGTCCCTCACCATTACACTTCAATATCTCACATACTTCGTCCTTGATAGCTTGTGGAGTGACTGTGAATTCATCG ATTGGAATTGATATAGAAGAGAAGCAACGGaagattaaaaacaatatcttagCTTTTGCACGGCGTTACTTCTCTCTCCATGAAGTGGAACATTTAAGTGCTATTTCAGACTCTGAAGTTCAGCGCCAGGAATTTGTAAAGTTGTGGACTCTCAAG GCATCTGAAGTAGTTGTTGAATCTTCTGATCATCCTGAGAGGCTCGCAAACAACTGGCAATTCGGACTCTTTGAACTGGCCAGTTCTCATTATGCTGCCGTTTGCATGGAAAAAGATAAAGCAAGTGATGCTGGGATGAGTGCTCCAATGAGATTGACCGTACGGAAAACCATTCCATTCGTTGAAGATGAGTGCTTTTCTGGAACTGATGCTGTAGTACCTATTGCAGGCTTGATCGAGCAATTTTGA